The Streptomyces phaeolivaceus genome has a window encoding:
- a CDS encoding YihY/virulence factor BrkB family protein, with protein MQPASQSPPPPGTSESPHGRLHRARALYRDVSKRRTAWLLLKDTVNSCIEYRILGLAAEAAFFTLLSVPPLLLSMIGLLGYVDDWTGADTIASLELNLLEASRTVLSDKGVAQIAQPILDDVMKGGRPDVISIGFLFALWSGSRAVNVFIDTITVMYGLDGVRGIVKTRLMAFLLFLVALLIGSIALPLMVAGPDAVVRIVPWSATVVQVLYWPVVIVLSIVFLTTLYHVSVPVRSPWVEDVPGALVALGMWVLGSFLLRIYLTNTVEGATIYGSLAAAVAVLLWIGVSAFAVLVGAAVNAAIDRVWPAAATAAARAANERLREEQAAEYVARAAAARSHDPEDPDMPSEFPERWSRFLPPEDVTSRLRSPAKKGED; from the coding sequence GTGCAGCCAGCAAGTCAGTCACCCCCACCGCCCGGGACGTCCGAGAGCCCCCATGGACGTCTCCACCGCGCCCGCGCCCTCTATCGGGACGTCTCGAAGCGCAGGACCGCCTGGCTGCTCCTGAAGGACACCGTCAACTCCTGCATCGAGTACCGCATCCTGGGCCTCGCGGCCGAGGCGGCGTTCTTCACGCTGCTCTCCGTGCCGCCGCTGCTGCTCAGCATGATCGGCCTGCTCGGCTACGTCGACGACTGGACCGGCGCCGACACCATCGCCAGCCTGGAGCTCAACCTCCTGGAGGCCTCGCGCACCGTCCTGTCCGACAAGGGCGTCGCCCAGATCGCGCAGCCCATCCTGGACGACGTGATGAAGGGCGGTCGCCCCGACGTCATCTCCATAGGCTTCCTGTTCGCCCTGTGGTCCGGCTCCCGCGCGGTGAACGTCTTCATCGACACCATCACCGTCATGTACGGCCTCGACGGCGTCCGCGGCATCGTCAAGACCCGGCTGATGGCGTTCCTGCTCTTCCTCGTGGCCCTGCTGATCGGTTCGATCGCCCTGCCGCTGATGGTCGCGGGACCCGACGCGGTCGTCCGGATCGTCCCGTGGTCGGCGACGGTGGTCCAGGTCCTCTACTGGCCCGTGGTCATCGTCCTGTCCATCGTCTTCCTGACCACGCTCTACCACGTGTCAGTACCGGTCCGCTCCCCCTGGGTCGAGGACGTACCGGGGGCGTTGGTGGCCCTCGGCATGTGGGTCCTGGGCAGCTTCCTGCTCCGTATCTACCTCACCAACACGGTCGAGGGCGCGACCATCTACGGCTCCCTGGCCGCCGCCGTGGCCGTCCTCCTCTGGATCGGCGTCAGCGCCTTCGCCGTCCTGGTCGGCGCCGCCGTCAACGCCGCGATCGACCGTGTCTGGCCCGCAGCCGCCACGGCCGCGGCCCGCGCCGCCAACGAACGCCTCCGCGAGGAACAGGCCGCCGAGTACGTGGCCCGCGCCGCCGCCGCCCGCTCCCACGACCCCGAAGACCCCGACATGCCCTCCGAGTTCCCCGAACGCTGGTCCCGCTTCCTCCCACCGGAGGACGTGACATCGAGGCTGCGGTCACCGGCGAAGAAGGGGGAGGACTAG
- a CDS encoding VOC family protein: MTPRLDAIGMVASDMAASVTFYRRLGFAFPEGAEDQPHAEAELPGGLRLLLDTEETVRSFHPGYRRGTGGGAGLALLCDSPAEVDAVYEELVNAGYHGELKPWDAVWGQRYAVIHDPDGNGVDLFAPLPTPAPE; encoded by the coding sequence ATGACTCCACGACTCGATGCGATCGGCATGGTGGCCTCGGACATGGCCGCCTCCGTCACCTTCTACCGTCGGCTCGGTTTCGCCTTCCCGGAGGGCGCCGAGGACCAGCCGCACGCCGAGGCCGAACTGCCCGGCGGACTGCGGCTGTTGCTCGACACCGAGGAGACCGTCCGCTCCTTCCACCCCGGGTACCGGCGGGGGACGGGCGGCGGCGCCGGGCTGGCCCTGCTGTGCGACAGCCCGGCCGAAGTGGACGCGGTGTACGAGGAGTTGGTGAACGCCGGGTACCACGGTGAACTCAAGCCGTGGGACGCGGTGTGGGGCCAGCGGTACGCCGTGATCCACGACCCCGACGGCAACGGCGTCGACCTGTTCGCGCCCTTGCCGACGCCCGCCCCCGAGTAG
- a CDS encoding family 43 glycosylhydrolase — protein MTVARNPVIRGFAPDPSLIRVGEWYYVATSSFEWFPTIPIHRSRDLAHGEYAGHVRGAAPGGSLAGVPDSGGVRAPSLSCDGDRFWVVYTIVRSVGTRYFDLDTYVSTAPAVDGDWTAPRRVVSHGFDPALFHHEGRLWLLDMQSDHRPGGERFAGIVLTELDRSTLRPLGDTHLLLQHDRLIEGPKLLPHDGWYYLVLAEARDRAWSAYWAGDTGMVSTYASRVMLEGQVRFASATGAERERLGSILASTYRVVASCSTGFGQRDLALSALTTAKSLAREVGNPVLSALLDSTLSWVYLRGAKLPRAVAVAERAALAIEPSFSDGSRPQLIAYGRNMISAAVAASRREDGESADNYLSQAHAAAARLGRDEKLYGTSFGPTAAKTEAVGIHVALKDYGRALQLANQEDLQKLPQGMSKIARNRYKLDVALAQASTGLYDKAGDTLVEVGMDAPEWVRHQALPGVIGKRLARVSTAKVRQIGDLIGVPLIS, from the coding sequence GTGACCGTGGCCCGCAACCCGGTCATCCGCGGCTTCGCCCCCGACCCGTCCCTGATCAGGGTGGGCGAGTGGTACTACGTGGCGACCAGCTCCTTCGAGTGGTTCCCGACGATCCCGATCCACCGCTCCAGGGACCTCGCGCACGGGGAGTACGCCGGTCATGTGCGCGGCGCGGCCCCGGGCGGCTCGCTCGCCGGGGTCCCCGACTCGGGCGGCGTCCGGGCCCCGTCACTGAGCTGCGACGGCGACCGTTTCTGGGTGGTCTACACGATCGTGCGGTCGGTCGGCACGCGCTACTTCGACCTCGACACGTACGTCAGCACGGCCCCGGCGGTCGACGGCGACTGGACCGCGCCCCGCCGGGTCGTGAGCCATGGCTTCGACCCGGCCCTGTTCCATCACGAGGGCCGGCTCTGGCTGCTCGACATGCAGAGCGACCACCGGCCCGGCGGGGAGAGGTTCGCCGGGATCGTCCTGACGGAGCTGGACCGCTCGACGCTCCGCCCCCTCGGCGACACCCATCTCCTCCTCCAGCACGACCGGTTGATCGAGGGCCCGAAGCTCCTGCCGCACGACGGCTGGTACTACCTGGTCCTCGCCGAAGCGCGCGATCGGGCGTGGTCCGCCTACTGGGCCGGCGACACGGGCATGGTGAGTACGTACGCGTCGCGCGTCATGCTGGAAGGGCAAGTCAGGTTCGCCAGTGCGACCGGCGCCGAGCGTGAACGGTTGGGGTCCATCCTGGCGAGCACCTACCGGGTCGTCGCCTCTTGCTCGACCGGCTTCGGACAACGGGATCTTGCACTCAGCGCGCTCACAACCGCGAAGAGCCTGGCTCGGGAAGTCGGCAACCCCGTCCTCAGCGCACTTCTCGACTCCACCCTGTCCTGGGTCTACCTACGCGGTGCCAAGCTGCCCCGAGCCGTGGCCGTGGCAGAGCGTGCGGCCCTGGCCATCGAGCCGAGTTTCAGCGACGGCAGTCGGCCCCAACTGATCGCGTACGGGCGAAACATGATCTCGGCAGCCGTGGCCGCATCCCGGCGGGAAGACGGCGAGTCCGCCGACAACTATCTGTCACAGGCCCATGCGGCAGCTGCGCGCCTCGGTCGGGACGAAAAGCTGTACGGAACGTCCTTCGGTCCAACAGCCGCCAAGACAGAGGCAGTTGGCATTCACGTTGCCTTGAAGGACTACGGTCGCGCCCTGCAACTCGCCAACCAGGAAGACCTGCAGAAGCTACCCCAGGGCATGTCGAAGATTGCTCGCAATCGATACAAGCTCGATGTTGCTCTCGCTCAGGCTTCAACGGGCCTGTACGACAAGGCGGGAGACACACTCGTCGAAGTCGGGATGGATGCGCCCGAGTGGGTCAGGCACCAGGCCCTTCCGGGCGTGATCGGCAAGCGTCTGGCGAGGGTCTCGACGGCGAAGGTTCGTCAGATCGGCGACCTCATCGGGGTTCCCCTGATCTCATAA
- a CDS encoding helix-turn-helix domain-containing protein → MYVERASRLRGAVVWTNSPSGPGTGRILPDGCMDLLWNDGRLMVAGPDTHAYVDEGAPGGWAGLRFFPGQAPAFLGVPAHALRDRRVELAELWSPAVVRRLTARVNAAGDRASGLEEVVLGRAAELGRPDPVLRRIVDALDAGRPVGATADELGLGARQLHRRSLAAFGYGPKTLARVLRLQRALALARDGVPYAETAARTGYADQAHLARDVRELAGLPLGELLGGR, encoded by the coding sequence GTGTATGTGGAGAGGGCTTCTCGGCTGCGTGGGGCCGTGGTGTGGACCAACAGTCCGAGTGGGCCGGGCACCGGACGGATCCTGCCCGACGGATGCATGGATCTGCTGTGGAACGACGGGCGGCTGATGGTCGCCGGACCCGATACGCACGCGTACGTCGACGAAGGGGCGCCCGGCGGCTGGGCGGGGCTCCGGTTCTTTCCCGGGCAGGCGCCCGCCTTCCTCGGTGTGCCCGCGCACGCGTTGCGGGACCGGCGGGTGGAGCTGGCCGAGCTGTGGTCGCCGGCGGTGGTGCGGCGGCTCACCGCCCGGGTGAACGCGGCGGGCGATCGGGCGAGCGGGCTCGAAGAGGTGGTCCTGGGGCGGGCGGCCGAGCTGGGGCGGCCCGATCCGGTGCTGCGACGGATCGTCGACGCCCTGGACGCGGGGCGGCCCGTGGGCGCGACCGCCGACGAACTCGGTCTCGGGGCACGGCAGTTGCACCGCAGATCCCTCGCCGCGTTCGGGTACGGACCCAAGACGCTGGCCCGGGTGCTGCGCCTCCAACGGGCACTCGCGCTCGCCCGCGACGGTGTGCCCTACGCCGAGACGGCGGCCCGGACCGGGTACGCCGACCAGGCGCATCTGGCGCGTGACGTACGGGAGTTGGCGGGCCTGCCGCTCGGCGAGCTGCTCGGCGGACGGTAG
- a CDS encoding LacI family DNA-binding transcriptional regulator, with amino-acid sequence MVRGGSATAGPTLAVVAREAGVSVPTASKVVNGREDVAPETRRRVTEALDRLGYVRRPRFEASKPPRMVDLVVHSLESSWSGAVLHGVEQAAHDAGLEVVVSAGLTRTRGARPERGWFDKLTARGSAGVLFNLAELSPAQYSWLTQHRIPFVLIDPVLEPPPGVVSVGAANWQGGMTAADHLLALGHERIAVIAGYRRKMCGSARVAGYRSALSAAGVPYRPEYVRYGNFMETTARHRMLQLLDLPEPPTAVFVCSDKMALGVYEALAERGLRVPDDISVVGFDDLPEARWATPGLTTVRQPLSEMAQTALRLLVRMMEGDQPEGTRTELSTRLVERSSTGALRPA; translated from the coding sequence ATGGTGCGTGGCGGGAGCGCGACGGCCGGGCCGACGCTGGCGGTGGTGGCGCGCGAGGCCGGGGTCTCCGTACCGACGGCCTCCAAGGTGGTCAACGGCCGGGAGGACGTGGCCCCGGAGACCAGGCGCCGGGTCACCGAGGCGTTGGACCGGCTCGGCTATGTCCGCAGACCCCGGTTCGAGGCGTCCAAACCGCCGCGCATGGTCGACCTCGTGGTGCACTCGCTGGAGAGTTCCTGGTCGGGCGCGGTACTGCACGGCGTCGAACAGGCCGCCCACGACGCCGGTCTGGAGGTCGTGGTCTCGGCCGGCCTCACCCGCACCCGGGGCGCCCGCCCCGAACGCGGCTGGTTCGACAAGCTCACCGCCCGGGGCTCGGCGGGCGTGCTGTTCAACCTGGCCGAGCTGTCCCCCGCCCAGTACTCCTGGCTCACCCAGCACCGCATCCCGTTCGTACTGATCGACCCGGTCCTGGAGCCGCCGCCGGGCGTGGTCTCGGTGGGCGCGGCCAACTGGCAGGGCGGGATGACCGCCGCCGACCATCTGCTGGCCCTGGGGCACGAGCGGATCGCCGTGATCGCCGGATACCGTCGCAAGATGTGCGGCAGCGCCCGGGTCGCGGGCTACCGCTCGGCACTGAGCGCCGCGGGGGTGCCGTACCGGCCGGAGTACGTCCGCTACGGCAACTTCATGGAGACCACCGCCCGGCACCGCATGCTCCAGCTGCTCGATCTCCCCGAGCCGCCGACCGCCGTGTTCGTCTGCTCGGACAAGATGGCCCTCGGTGTGTACGAGGCGCTGGCCGAGCGGGGGCTGCGGGTGCCGGACGACATCAGCGTGGTCGGTTTCGACGACCTGCCCGAGGCCCGCTGGGCGACTCCCGGGCTGACCACCGTCCGCCAGCCGCTCTCGGAGATGGCCCAGACCGCGCTGCGGCTGCTGGTGCGGATGATGGAGGGCGACCAACCGGAGGGCACCCGCACCGAGTTGTCGACGCGGCTGGTGGAGCGGTCCAGCACGGGGGCGCTGCGGCCGGCCTGA
- a CDS encoding DUF7848 domain-containing protein, protein MRSVIKYVPYKVRPDDTAEIEHEARCVFGDEVECGAESGPRSDPAEVDVWMREHTRETRHGRYRQSMAGYVLWEAIEPVPSPVAP, encoded by the coding sequence ATGCGTAGCGTGATCAAGTACGTGCCCTACAAGGTGCGACCGGACGACACCGCCGAGATCGAGCACGAGGCTCGGTGTGTCTTCGGGGACGAAGTGGAGTGCGGAGCGGAATCCGGCCCCCGCTCCGACCCCGCCGAGGTTGACGTGTGGATGCGCGAGCACACACGGGAGACGCGCCACGGTCGGTACAGGCAGTCGATGGCTGGCTATGTGCTGTGGGAGGCGATCGAACCCGTACCCTCGCCGGTTGCACCCTGA
- a CDS encoding dihydrofolate reductase family protein, protein MRSVTYSMNVSLDGYIVGPDGGFDWSGPEPDVFRYWIDEIREVGVHLMGRRLYETMLYWETVDQDSLGEAELEWAALWNPLPKVVFSTTLSTVRGGARLATGGVAEEIERLRAEPGEGDIAIGGATLAAEAAASGLIDEYRTMVYPVLVGGGIPYFPRDERRVDLELVETRPFGSNVVHLRHRVVR, encoded by the coding sequence ATGCGCAGCGTGACCTATTCGATGAACGTATCGCTCGACGGTTACATCGTCGGGCCGGACGGCGGCTTCGACTGGTCGGGGCCCGAGCCGGACGTCTTCCGCTACTGGATCGACGAGATCCGCGAGGTCGGCGTCCATCTGATGGGCCGACGGCTGTACGAGACGATGCTGTACTGGGAGACCGTCGACCAGGACTCGCTCGGCGAGGCGGAGCTCGAATGGGCCGCGCTCTGGAACCCGCTCCCCAAGGTGGTGTTCTCCACCACGCTGTCGACCGTGCGGGGCGGTGCCCGGCTGGCCACCGGCGGTGTGGCCGAGGAGATCGAGCGGCTGCGGGCCGAACCCGGGGAGGGCGACATCGCGATCGGCGGCGCGACGCTCGCCGCCGAGGCCGCCGCTTCGGGCCTGATCGACGAGTACCGGACCATGGTCTATCCGGTACTGGTCGGCGGCGGCATCCCGTATTTTCCCCGGGACGAGCGCCGGGTGGATCTCGAACTCGTGGAGACCCGCCCCTTCGGCTCGAACGTCGTCCATCTCCGCCATCGCGTGGTGCGCTGA
- a CDS encoding recombinase family protein gives MVSERRKRRRATPGWRTTEDVARRQNIADAATEFEPVGPGAWKSQVSRFRVIIYLCAAPNANISVPREQCGEYATAFGWDVVAVIEDRDGLGHPGEREGLKRVLERIEQREAGAVLTPSRSMISPVAEEYAEISRRIEKWGAFLQVAHTEPARARAER, from the coding sequence ATGGTCAGTGAGCGCAGGAAGCGTCGGCGCGCAACCCCCGGATGGCGCACCACCGAGGACGTCGCACGTCGGCAGAACATCGCCGATGCTGCGACCGAGTTCGAACCGGTCGGCCCCGGAGCGTGGAAGTCCCAGGTCAGCAGATTCCGAGTGATCATCTATCTCTGCGCAGCGCCGAACGCGAACATCAGCGTCCCGCGCGAGCAGTGCGGCGAGTACGCCACGGCGTTCGGGTGGGACGTCGTGGCGGTGATCGAGGACCGCGACGGCCTCGGCCACCCCGGAGAGCGCGAGGGTCTGAAACGGGTACTTGAGCGGATCGAGCAGCGGGAAGCGGGCGCGGTCCTGACGCCTTCCCGCTCGATGATCTCGCCGGTGGCCGAGGAGTACGCCGAGATCTCGCGCCGGATCGAGAAGTGGGGCGCCTTTCTTCAGGTTGCGCATACGGAGCCCGCGCGAGCCCGCGCCGAACGGTGA
- a CDS encoding Pls/PosA family non-ribosomal peptide synthetase → MAETPGEVQGAEPDATESYTAVERLLAEVLAGVARVEHVPAESHFFDDLGANSLTMAHFCARVRKHPDLPSVSIRDVYGHPTIRSLATALTEAPAPPAAPPAPAEPAPPGSTFRYALCGALQLLLFAGYCLLATSGYVQGYEWVADAPGIVEIYLRSAVFGLLGFLALCALPVVAKWLLVGRWKPVEFPVWGPAYLRFWTVKALLRTSPMILFVGNPLYVLYLRALGARIGAGVTILSHTVPVCTDLLTIGAGTIVRKDSHFLCYRARAGRIRTGPVTLGRDVFVGEHTVLDIGTAMGDGSQLGHSSALRADESVPAGQSWHGSPARPTDVDHVRVPPLPCGTLKRAGYGLAALLQTLLLYLPLTVGGACLLLTAAPELDTLLDPAAHHVSSARFYIEAMVLSLALFTGSIAVGAFGVFAVPRLLRPLVKPDRVYPLYGFHYSLHRAITRLTNLKFFKWLCGDSSYIVPYLKALGYDLSRVDQTGSNFGTEMRHETPYLVKVGSGTMVADGLSVMNADYSGTSFRVSRTAIGGHNFLGNLIAYPVGGRTGENCLLATKVLVPLDGEIREGVGLLGSPPFEIPRSVERDSRFDHLREGDELRRRLAAKNRFNLRSMGLFLFLRWLHTFALTVLGFTAYDLYGHGDGLVGPLALAALPGAALLFTVLYYALVERSLTRFRPLRPRLCSIYDPVFWRQERLWKLPDKHLEVLNGTPYKNLVWRLLGVRIGRRVFDDGVFITERTLTAVGDDCTLAAGSKIQAHSQEDGTFKSDHVTIGAGSTLEVQAFVHYGVTLGEGAVLAPDSFLMKGEEVPPYARWGGNPATENTGSR, encoded by the coding sequence GTGGCGGAAACACCGGGCGAGGTCCAGGGGGCCGAGCCGGACGCGACGGAATCGTACACCGCCGTCGAGCGACTCCTCGCCGAAGTTCTGGCCGGCGTCGCACGCGTCGAACACGTGCCCGCAGAAAGCCATTTCTTCGACGACCTCGGTGCCAACTCGCTGACGATGGCGCATTTCTGTGCCCGCGTCAGGAAGCACCCCGATCTGCCGTCGGTGTCCATCCGGGACGTCTACGGTCACCCCACGATCCGTTCTCTCGCCACCGCGCTGACCGAGGCGCCGGCGCCACCGGCCGCCCCGCCCGCGCCCGCCGAACCCGCGCCCCCGGGCAGCACCTTCCGCTACGCCCTGTGCGGGGCACTGCAGTTGCTCCTCTTCGCCGGCTACTGCCTGCTCGCCACCTCCGGATACGTCCAGGGGTACGAGTGGGTGGCGGACGCCCCGGGGATCGTGGAGATCTATCTGCGCTCGGCCGTCTTCGGTCTGCTCGGCTTCCTCGCCCTGTGCGCCCTGCCGGTCGTCGCCAAGTGGCTGCTGGTCGGGCGGTGGAAGCCCGTGGAGTTCCCCGTGTGGGGCCCGGCGTATCTCCGGTTCTGGACCGTCAAGGCGCTCCTGCGCACCAGCCCGATGATCCTCTTCGTCGGCAACCCGCTGTACGTGCTCTATCTCCGGGCCCTCGGCGCCCGCATCGGAGCGGGCGTCACGATCCTCAGCCACACCGTCCCGGTCTGCACCGATCTGCTCACCATCGGCGCGGGCACGATCGTCCGCAAGGACTCCCACTTCCTCTGCTACCGGGCGCGCGCCGGGCGCATCCGCACCGGCCCGGTCACCCTCGGCCGGGACGTCTTCGTCGGCGAGCACACCGTCCTCGACATCGGCACCGCCATGGGCGACGGCTCCCAGCTCGGCCACTCCTCCGCGCTGCGCGCCGACGAGTCGGTCCCGGCCGGACAGAGCTGGCACGGCTCACCGGCCCGGCCCACGGACGTCGACCACGTCCGGGTCCCGCCGCTCCCGTGCGGCACGCTCAAGCGCGCCGGCTACGGGCTCGCCGCCCTGCTCCAGACGCTGCTGCTGTACCTGCCGCTGACCGTCGGCGGCGCCTGTCTGCTGCTCACCGCCGCACCCGAGCTGGACACCCTGCTCGACCCGGCGGCGCACCACGTCTCCTCGGCGCGCTTCTACATCGAGGCGATGGTCCTGTCGCTCGCGCTGTTCACCGGCTCGATCGCCGTCGGAGCCTTCGGCGTGTTCGCCGTGCCCCGGCTGCTGCGGCCCCTGGTGAAGCCCGACCGCGTCTATCCGCTGTACGGCTTCCACTACTCGCTGCACCGCGCGATCACCCGGCTGACCAACCTCAAGTTCTTCAAGTGGCTCTGCGGCGACAGCTCGTACATCGTCCCCTACCTCAAGGCCCTCGGATACGACCTCTCCCGCGTCGACCAGACCGGGTCCAACTTCGGCACCGAGATGCGGCACGAGACGCCGTACCTGGTGAAGGTCGGCAGCGGCACGATGGTCGCGGACGGACTGTCGGTCATGAACGCGGACTACTCGGGTACGTCGTTCCGGGTGTCCCGGACGGCGATCGGCGGGCACAACTTCCTGGGGAATCTGATCGCCTACCCGGTCGGCGGCCGGACCGGCGAGAACTGCCTGCTGGCCACGAAGGTGCTGGTCCCGCTGGACGGCGAGATCCGCGAGGGGGTCGGGCTGCTCGGCTCACCGCCCTTCGAGATCCCCCGCTCGGTGGAGCGCGACAGCCGCTTCGACCATCTGCGCGAGGGCGACGAACTGCGCCGGCGGCTCGCCGCGAAGAACCGCTTCAACCTGCGCTCGATGGGCCTGTTCCTGTTCCTGCGCTGGCTGCACACCTTCGCCCTCACCGTGCTCGGCTTCACCGCCTACGACCTGTACGGACACGGCGACGGCCTGGTGGGACCGCTGGCGCTCGCCGCGCTGCCCGGGGCGGCACTGCTCTTCACCGTCCTCTACTACGCGCTGGTCGAGCGGTCCCTGACCCGTTTCCGGCCGCTGCGGCCCCGGCTGTGCTCCATCTACGACCCCGTCTTCTGGCGGCAGGAGCGGCTGTGGAAGCTGCCGGACAAGCATCTGGAGGTGCTCAACGGCACCCCCTACAAGAACCTCGTCTGGCGGCTGCTGGGGGTGCGGATCGGGCGGCGGGTCTTCGACGACGGCGTGTTCATCACCGAGCGCACGCTGACCGCCGTCGGCGACGACTGCACGCTCGCGGCCGGCAGCAAGATCCAGGCGCATTCGCAGGAGGACGGCACCTTCAAGTCCGACCACGTCACGATCGGCGCCGGCAGCACGCTGGAGGTCCAGGCGTTCGTCCACTACGGCGTGACGCTGGGCGAGGGGGCCGTGCTGGCGCCGGACTCCTTCCTGATGAAGGGCGAGGAGGTGCCGCCGTACGCGCGCTGGGGCGGAAACCCGGCGACGGAGAACACCGGATCACGGTGA
- a CDS encoding alkaline phosphatase family protein, with amino-acid sequence MSHIRSPQLPGPTPAPDDDKAPEKAAPPERTSKESSGESSGESSADAGAKAEPETEPETEPETQPAAEPDADKETPAEAAGEVPAEEAVSPGGWRAEHPRAARGVAWGVSGLAVVLVMVALLLPNDVTKIEFGRFLRLPAEGILVAGLLLVLPARARRVTVVVVGVLLGLLTTVKMLDMGSYWTLDRPFDLVLDWILLNNARTFVQDSLGDTAALAVTVGVIALTLALPVLMTLAVARISRLMTRNRQTASRTLLVLGTAWITCSTLTLEVADVPVASHSAATLVENRIESVSGGLKDAEAFRKQSAVDAFADVPPDQLLTGLRGKDVLITFIESYGRSAIDDPRMGEPLSETLAQKTQELKDAGYASRSGWLRSPITGAGSWLGHSTFLSGLWIKNQSRYSNLVVSKRLTLTEAFRRTGAWRTVGIVPGTQKAWPEGKYFGLDHIYDSDQLGYQGPKFSWSTMPDQYTLKAFEELEHGRQDREPMMAEIILTSSHNPWAPIPSTIPEDQIGDGSVYDSLQKAEGKDPTEVWKDPLAVRDEYRKSIQYSVSSIVDFVAKYGSKDTVLVFLGDHQPNKTVTGDNPSHDVPISIVAQDPEVLEKIADWGWTDGLQPADSTPTWRMDKFRDRFMTAFGPEQPGGGTS; translated from the coding sequence TTGTCGCACATACGCTCTCCGCAGCTTCCGGGACCGACACCGGCACCGGACGACGACAAGGCCCCGGAGAAAGCCGCCCCTCCGGAGCGGACGTCGAAAGAGAGTTCGGGAGAGAGCTCGGGAGAGAGCTCGGCGGACGCGGGAGCGAAGGCCGAGCCGGAAACCGAGCCGGAAACCGAGCCTGAGACTCAGCCGGCGGCCGAGCCGGACGCGGACAAGGAAACCCCGGCCGAGGCTGCTGGTGAGGTCCCGGCCGAGGAGGCGGTCTCCCCCGGCGGCTGGCGGGCCGAGCACCCCCGGGCCGCTCGGGGTGTCGCCTGGGGTGTGAGTGGGCTGGCCGTCGTGCTCGTCATGGTCGCGCTGCTGCTGCCGAACGACGTCACGAAGATCGAGTTCGGCCGGTTCCTGCGTCTCCCGGCGGAGGGCATCCTCGTGGCCGGGCTGCTGCTCGTACTGCCGGCGAGGGCGCGGCGCGTGACCGTGGTCGTGGTCGGCGTGCTGCTCGGGCTGCTGACGACGGTCAAGATGCTGGACATGGGGTCGTACTGGACCCTGGACCGCCCGTTCGACCTGGTGCTCGACTGGATCCTGCTGAACAACGCGCGGACGTTCGTACAGGACTCGCTCGGTGACACGGCGGCGCTGGCGGTGACCGTCGGGGTGATCGCGCTGACGCTGGCGTTGCCGGTGCTGATGACGCTGGCGGTGGCGCGGATCAGCCGGCTGATGACACGCAACCGGCAGACGGCGAGCCGGACGCTGCTGGTCCTGGGCACCGCGTGGATCACCTGCTCCACGCTGACGCTGGAGGTGGCCGACGTGCCGGTGGCCTCGCACAGCGCGGCGACGCTCGTGGAGAACCGGATCGAGTCGGTGAGCGGCGGACTGAAGGACGCCGAGGCGTTCCGCAAGCAGTCCGCGGTGGACGCCTTCGCCGACGTACCGCCGGACCAGTTGCTGACGGGGCTGCGCGGCAAGGACGTACTGATCACGTTCATCGAGAGCTACGGCCGCTCCGCGATCGACGACCCGCGGATGGGTGAGCCGCTCTCCGAGACGCTCGCGCAGAAGACGCAGGAGCTGAAGGACGCCGGGTACGCGTCGCGGAGCGGCTGGCTGCGTTCCCCCATCACGGGCGCCGGCAGCTGGCTGGGGCACTCCACGTTCCTGTCCGGCCTGTGGATCAAGAACCAGTCGCGCTACTCCAACCTCGTCGTGAGCAAACGCCTCACCCTGACCGAGGCCTTCCGCCGGACCGGGGCCTGGCGCACGGTCGGGATCGTGCCGGGTACCCAGAAGGCCTGGCCGGAGGGCAAGTACTTCGGCCTGGACCACATCTACGACTCCGACCAACTCGGCTACCAGGGGCCGAAGTTCAGCTGGTCGACCATGCCCGACCAGTACACGCTGAAGGCGTTCGAGGAACTGGAGCACGGCAGACAGGACCGGGAGCCGATGATGGCGGAGATCATTCTGACCTCCAGCCACAACCCGTGGGCGCCCATCCCGAGCACGATCCCGGAGGACCAGATCGGCGACGGGTCGGTCTACGACTCGCTGCAGAAGGCCGAGGGCAAGGACCCGACGGAGGTCTGGAAGGACCCGCTGGCCGTCCGGGACGAGTACCGCAAGTCCATCCAGTACTCGGTGAGCAGCATCGTCGACTTCGTCGCGAAGTACGGCTCCAAGGACACCGTCCTGGTCTTCCTCGGCGACCACCAGCCCAACAAGACGGTCACCGGCGACAACCCCAGCCACGATGTGCCGATCTCGATCGTCGCCCAGGACCCCGAGGTGCTGGAGAAGATCGCCGACTGGGGCTGGACGGACGGGCTCCAGCCCGCCGATTCCACACCGACCTGGCGGATGGACAAGTTCCGCGACCGCTTCATGACAGCCTTCGGCCCCGAACAGCCGGGCGGTGGTACGTCCTAA